Proteins encoded within one genomic window of Lagenorhynchus albirostris chromosome 9, mLagAlb1.1, whole genome shotgun sequence:
- the ALG8 gene encoding probable dolichyl pyrophosphate Glc1Man9GlcNAc2 alpha-1,3-glucosyltransferase isoform X2, with translation MLNVRNLNYCSSRTLLFQRFSVIFTDTLFVYAVHECCKCIDGKKAGRELTEKPKFILSVLLLWNFGLLIVDHIHFQYNGFLSGLMLLSIARLFQKRHMEGAFLFAVLLHFKHIYLYVAPAYGVYLLRSYCFTANKPDGSIRWNSFSFLRLISLGLIVFLVSALSLGPFLALNQLPQVFSRLFPFKRGLCHAYWAPNFWALYSALDKVLSIIGLELKFLDPSKIPKASMTSGLVQQFQHTVLPSVTPLATLICTLIAILPSIFCLWFKPQGPRGFLRCLILCALSSFMFGWHVHEKAILLAVLPMSLLSVGKAGDASIFLILTTTGHYSLFPLLFTAPELPIKILLMLLFTIYSISSLKTLFRKEKPLFNWMETFYLLGLGPLEVFCEFVFPFTSWKLKYPFIPLLLTSVYCAVGITYAWFKLYVSVLTDPPVGKTKKQ, from the exons ATGCTGAATGTCCGTAATCTGAATTACTGCAGCTCAAGGACCTTACTCTTCCAGAGATTTTCCGTCATCTTTACAGATACACTCTTTGTGTATGCTGTCCATGA GTGCTGTAAATGCATTGATGGGAAAAAAGCAGGCAGAGAACTTACAGAGAAGCCAAAGTTCATTCTATCAGTATTACTGCTGTGGAACTTCGGGTTGTTAATTGTAGACC ATATTCATTTCCAGTACAATGGTTTTTTATCTGGATTAATGCTACTCTCTATTGCACGATTATTTCAG AAAAGGCATATGGAAGGAGCATTTCTCTTTGCTGTTCTCCTACATTTCAAGCACATCTACCTCTATGTAGCACCAGCTTACGGTGTATATTTACTGCGATCTTACTGTTTCACTGCAAATAAACCAG ATGGGTCCATCCGATGGAACAGCTTCAGTTTTCTCCGTCTTATTTCCCTGGGACTGATTGTTTTCCTAGTTTCTGCTCTTTCGTTGGGTCCTTTTCTAGCCTTG AACCAACTGCCTCAAGTCTTTTCCCGACTCTTCCCTTTCAAGAGGGGCCTCTGCCACGCGTATTGGGCCCCAAACTTCTGGGCTTTGTACAGTGCTTTGGACAAAGTGCTGTCCATCATCG GTTTAGAACTGAAATTTCTTGACCCCAGCAAGATTCCCAAGGCCTCAATGACAAGTGGTTTAGTTCAGCAGTTCCAACACACAGTCCTTCCCTCAGTGACACCCTTGGCCACCCTTATCTGCACTCTGATTGCCATATTG CcctctattttctgtctttggtTTAAACCTCAAGGGCCCAGAGGCTTTCTCCGATGTCTAATTCTTTGTGCCTTGAGCTCCTTCATGTTTGGGTGGCACGTCCATGAAAAAGCCATACTCCTTGCAGTTCTCCCAATGAG cctcTTGTCTGTGGGAAAAGCAGGAGATGCTTCAATTTTTCTGATTCTGACCACGACAGGACATtattccctcttccctctgctcttcACTGCACCAG aACTTCCCATTAAAATCTTACTCATGTTACTGTTTACCATCTATAGTATTTCCTCACTGAAGACTCTATTCAG aaaagaaaaacctctttTTAATTGGATGGAAACTTTCTACCTCCTTGGCCTGGGGCCTCTGGAAGTCTTCTGTGAATTTGTATTCCCTTTCACCTCTTGGAAGCTGAAGTACCCCTTTATCCCTTTGTTACTGACCTCAGTGTATTGTGCAGTGGGCATCACATATGCTTGGTTCAAACTGTATGTTTCAGTATTGACTGACCCTCCTGTTGGCAAGACAAAGAAGCAATGA
- the ALG8 gene encoding probable dolichyl pyrophosphate Glc1Man9GlcNAc2 alpha-1,3-glucosyltransferase isoform X1 → MAALGVATGGGNWFSALALGVTLLKCLLIPTYHSTDFEVHRNWLAITHSLPISQWYYEATSEWTLDYPPFFAWFEYALSHVAKYFDQEMLNVRNLNYCSSRTLLFQRFSVIFTDTLFVYAVHECCKCIDGKKAGRELTEKPKFILSVLLLWNFGLLIVDHIHFQYNGFLSGLMLLSIARLFQKRHMEGAFLFAVLLHFKHIYLYVAPAYGVYLLRSYCFTANKPDGSIRWNSFSFLRLISLGLIVFLVSALSLGPFLALNQLPQVFSRLFPFKRGLCHAYWAPNFWALYSALDKVLSIIGLELKFLDPSKIPKASMTSGLVQQFQHTVLPSVTPLATLICTLIAILPSIFCLWFKPQGPRGFLRCLILCALSSFMFGWHVHEKAILLAVLPMSLLSVGKAGDASIFLILTTTGHYSLFPLLFTAPELPIKILLMLLFTIYSISSLKTLFRKEKPLFNWMETFYLLGLGPLEVFCEFVFPFTSWKLKYPFIPLLLTSVYCAVGITYAWFKLYVSVLTDPPVGKTKKQ, encoded by the exons ATGGCGGCGCTCGGAGTTGCGACAGGTGGTGGCAATTGGTTTTCGGCTTTGGCGCTCGGGGTGACTCTTCTCAAATGCCTTCTCATCCCCACCTA CCATTCCACAGATTTTGAAGTGCACCGAAACTGGCTTGCTATCACCCACAGTTTGCCAATATCACAGTGGTATTATGAG GCAACTTCAGAGTGGACCTTGGATTACCCCCCCTTTTTTGCATGGTTTGAGTATGCCCTGTCACATGTTGCCAAATATTTTGATCAAGAGATGCTGAATGTCCGTAATCTGAATTACTGCAGCTCAAGGACCTTACTCTTCCAGAGATTTTCCGTCATCTTTACAGATACACTCTTTGTGTATGCTGTCCATGA GTGCTGTAAATGCATTGATGGGAAAAAAGCAGGCAGAGAACTTACAGAGAAGCCAAAGTTCATTCTATCAGTATTACTGCTGTGGAACTTCGGGTTGTTAATTGTAGACC ATATTCATTTCCAGTACAATGGTTTTTTATCTGGATTAATGCTACTCTCTATTGCACGATTATTTCAG AAAAGGCATATGGAAGGAGCATTTCTCTTTGCTGTTCTCCTACATTTCAAGCACATCTACCTCTATGTAGCACCAGCTTACGGTGTATATTTACTGCGATCTTACTGTTTCACTGCAAATAAACCAG ATGGGTCCATCCGATGGAACAGCTTCAGTTTTCTCCGTCTTATTTCCCTGGGACTGATTGTTTTCCTAGTTTCTGCTCTTTCGTTGGGTCCTTTTCTAGCCTTG AACCAACTGCCTCAAGTCTTTTCCCGACTCTTCCCTTTCAAGAGGGGCCTCTGCCACGCGTATTGGGCCCCAAACTTCTGGGCTTTGTACAGTGCTTTGGACAAAGTGCTGTCCATCATCG GTTTAGAACTGAAATTTCTTGACCCCAGCAAGATTCCCAAGGCCTCAATGACAAGTGGTTTAGTTCAGCAGTTCCAACACACAGTCCTTCCCTCAGTGACACCCTTGGCCACCCTTATCTGCACTCTGATTGCCATATTG CcctctattttctgtctttggtTTAAACCTCAAGGGCCCAGAGGCTTTCTCCGATGTCTAATTCTTTGTGCCTTGAGCTCCTTCATGTTTGGGTGGCACGTCCATGAAAAAGCCATACTCCTTGCAGTTCTCCCAATGAG cctcTTGTCTGTGGGAAAAGCAGGAGATGCTTCAATTTTTCTGATTCTGACCACGACAGGACATtattccctcttccctctgctcttcACTGCACCAG aACTTCCCATTAAAATCTTACTCATGTTACTGTTTACCATCTATAGTATTTCCTCACTGAAGACTCTATTCAG aaaagaaaaacctctttTTAATTGGATGGAAACTTTCTACCTCCTTGGCCTGGGGCCTCTGGAAGTCTTCTGTGAATTTGTATTCCCTTTCACCTCTTGGAAGCTGAAGTACCCCTTTATCCCTTTGTTACTGACCTCAGTGTATTGTGCAGTGGGCATCACATATGCTTGGTTCAAACTGTATGTTTCAGTATTGACTGACCCTCCTGTTGGCAAGACAAAGAAGCAATGA